One window of the Amycolatopsis mediterranei genome contains the following:
- a CDS encoding amidohydrolase family protein: MSGSIVLRGGTVLTFDDARSVLPGEDVLVEGDRIAAIGPALEVPAGTTEIDASGGIVMPGMIDTHRHLWQTAMRGYGADWTLTQYFVWYYLEWGKVFRPEDIYAGNLLGAWEALEAGVTTTVDWSHGLQTTRHADAAADALEAVPGRFVLAYGNIQDAPANWTATGEFRDFVSRRTGGDLGFQLAFDVTGDPAFPEKPAFEVARDLGVPVTTHAGVWGATGDDGIRLMYDHGFMTPETIYVHGASLSADSYHRIAATGGSVSVSTESEQSAGQGYPPTWALRKYGIPVSLSMDTSVWWSGDLFSAMRATLGADRSREHLEAHAKGETVTHAALRAEQVVEWATRGGAAALGRPDLGSLEAGKKADVVLLKNDDSPVSFPLLNPYGHVAFQAQRADVHTVLVDGRVVKRDGKLVGVDLPAVRRRVEETVEHLRTQLGEEAWRQGMNPDVPEAKILDNPYTYTDYQSETTHGG, encoded by the coding sequence ATGTCCGGATCGATCGTCCTGCGGGGTGGCACGGTGCTGACCTTCGACGACGCCCGCAGCGTTCTCCCCGGCGAAGACGTCCTGGTCGAGGGCGACCGGATCGCCGCGATCGGACCCGCGCTGGAGGTCCCGGCGGGCACGACCGAGATCGATGCCTCCGGCGGCATCGTCATGCCCGGCATGATCGACACCCACCGCCACCTGTGGCAGACGGCCATGCGCGGCTACGGCGCCGACTGGACGCTGACCCAGTACTTCGTCTGGTACTACCTCGAATGGGGCAAGGTGTTCCGCCCCGAGGACATCTACGCGGGCAACCTGCTCGGCGCGTGGGAAGCCCTGGAAGCCGGCGTCACGACCACCGTCGACTGGTCCCACGGCCTGCAGACCACCCGGCACGCCGACGCGGCGGCCGACGCGCTCGAAGCCGTGCCCGGCCGGTTTGTCCTCGCCTACGGCAACATCCAGGACGCCCCGGCGAACTGGACGGCCACCGGGGAGTTCCGCGACTTCGTCTCGCGGCGCACGGGCGGCGACCTCGGCTTCCAGCTCGCCTTCGACGTCACCGGCGACCCGGCGTTCCCCGAGAAGCCGGCCTTCGAAGTGGCCCGCGACCTCGGCGTGCCGGTGACCACGCACGCCGGCGTCTGGGGCGCGACCGGCGACGACGGCATCCGGCTGATGTACGACCACGGGTTCATGACCCCCGAGACGATCTACGTCCACGGCGCCTCGCTGTCGGCCGACTCCTACCACCGCATCGCCGCCACCGGCGGGTCGGTGTCGGTCTCGACCGAAAGCGAGCAGAGCGCCGGCCAGGGCTACCCGCCCACCTGGGCGCTGCGCAAGTACGGCATCCCGGTGTCGCTGTCGATGGACACCTCGGTGTGGTGGAGCGGCGACCTGTTCTCGGCCATGCGCGCCACCCTGGGCGCCGACCGGTCCCGGGAGCACCTGGAGGCCCACGCCAAGGGCGAGACGGTGACGCACGCGGCCCTGCGCGCCGAACAGGTGGTGGAGTGGGCCACCCGCGGCGGCGCCGCGGCCTTGGGCCGCCCGGACCTGGGCAGCCTCGAAGCCGGCAAGAAAGCCGACGTCGTGCTGCTGAAGAACGACGACTCCCCGGTGTCGTTCCCGCTGCTGAACCCCTACGGGCACGTGGCGTTCCAGGCCCAGCGCGCCGACGTCCACACCGTGCTGGTCGACGGCCGGGTGGTCAAGCGCGACGGCAAGCTGGTCGGCGTCGACCTGCCCGCCGTCCGGCGGCGCGTCGAGGAGACGGTGGAGCACCTGCGCACGCAGCTGGGGGAGGAGGCGTGGCGGCAGGGGATGAACCCCGACGTCCCGGAAGCCAAGATCCTCGACAACCCGTACACCTACACCGACTACCAGAGCGAGACCACCCACGGCGGCTGA
- a CDS encoding DUF6760 family protein, with product MTYAADRLHEEVAYVAYHLHWSLDDILDLEHPDRLTYVAEIARINTRMSQGR from the coding sequence GTGACGTACGCGGCCGACCGGCTGCACGAGGAAGTCGCGTACGTGGCCTACCACCTCCACTGGTCCCTCGACGACATCCTCGACCTCGAACACCCCGACCGGTTGACCTACGTCGCCGAGATCGCCCGGATCAACACCCGGATGAGCCAGGGACGGTGA
- a CDS encoding phage tail protein has protein sequence MPDTEEAVAVCYVVKLDDKNLGNLGAFSSCDGLGCEFVMEQREEGGNNGMVWQLPTRIKYSNIKLSRPVTEASSQITKWFASLAGGIERKTATIEARTLEGKVIASWALEGVVPVRWSGPQLSPDSPKVATETLELAHHGFLSPAKKG, from the coding sequence ATGCCGGACACCGAAGAGGCCGTTGCCGTGTGCTATGTCGTCAAGCTGGACGACAAGAACCTCGGCAACCTCGGCGCATTCTCCAGCTGTGACGGGCTCGGCTGCGAATTCGTCATGGAACAGCGGGAAGAGGGCGGCAACAACGGCATGGTCTGGCAGCTGCCGACCCGGATCAAGTACTCGAACATCAAGCTCTCGCGCCCGGTCACCGAGGCCAGCTCGCAGATCACCAAGTGGTTCGCCAGCCTGGCCGGCGGGATCGAACGCAAGACCGCCACCATCGAGGCGCGCACCCTCGAAGGCAAGGTGATCGCCAGCTGGGCCCTCGAAGGCGTCGTCCCGGTGCGGTGGAGCGGGCCGCAGCTCTCGCCCGACTCGCCGAAGGTCGCCACCGAGACCCTCGAACTGGCCCACCACGGCTTCCTCAGCCCGGCGAAGAAAGGCTGA
- a CDS encoding ATP-binding protein, which translates to MSLEYLFERLARLEQRIRDAVDSRRAADPNPDDPFRGLYLSNETIDALLEGLREPFTPFTDSVPDGRLRPLAERAGLTGVDVELLLVALAPDLDSRFEQFYGYLNDDVTRRRASAGLALRLCGIPEASAAGRARLDADSPLVTCGLLTVGEDERPFLSRTLRVPDRVVNHLLGDDRLAPELAGCAHLGTELVEVPGRERLARAIRGRVGLVYLKEQPGGGAEELGVGALAAAGYPALVVDAERWQAEPGHAELTASLRREALLRGAGIVLGPVEDPRLEALAHPAIPLVAHGTGAWDPRWSATPPLQLDALPLSAADRAELWRSRLEGRLAPGVDPGEETAHFVLGPGQIARAAKAASVTALADDGLVRTAHVRAGARSQNAAGLQRLARRIEPVVGWADLVLPAGVLSLLDELAARARYRDQVLDDWRMRPGGGRGRGVTGLFAGDSGTGKTMSAEVIASSLGLDLYTVNLATVVDKYVGETEKNLERIFTEASGVNGVLLFDEADAIFGKRSEVRDAHDRYANIESAYLLQRMETFDGIAVLATNLRANLDEAFTRRLDVIVDFPLPDVELRHRLWDRCLGVRMPRGADLDLGFLAEAFELAGGHIRSAAVTGAYLAAEAGRPVAMSDLVGAVAREYRKLGRLCLDREFGPYLAMVTDG; encoded by the coding sequence GTGAGCCTGGAGTACCTGTTCGAGCGGCTGGCCCGGCTCGAACAGCGCATCCGCGACGCCGTCGACAGCCGTCGCGCGGCCGACCCGAACCCCGACGACCCGTTCCGCGGCCTGTACCTGTCCAACGAGACGATCGATGCGCTGCTGGAAGGGCTCCGCGAGCCGTTCACGCCGTTCACCGACTCCGTCCCGGACGGCAGGCTGCGCCCGCTCGCCGAACGCGCGGGACTCACCGGCGTCGACGTCGAACTGCTGCTGGTCGCCCTCGCCCCCGACCTGGACAGCCGGTTCGAGCAGTTCTACGGCTACCTCAACGACGACGTGACCCGCCGCCGCGCCAGCGCCGGGCTGGCGCTGCGCCTGTGCGGCATCCCCGAGGCGTCGGCGGCCGGGCGCGCCCGGCTCGACGCCGACTCCCCGCTGGTCACCTGCGGCCTGCTCACCGTGGGCGAAGACGAACGGCCGTTCCTCTCGCGCACGCTGCGCGTCCCCGACCGGGTGGTCAACCACCTGCTCGGCGACGACCGGCTCGCGCCCGAGCTCGCCGGCTGCGCGCACCTGGGCACCGAACTCGTCGAAGTGCCGGGCCGGGAGCGGCTCGCCCGCGCGATCCGCGGCCGGGTCGGGCTCGTCTACCTGAAGGAACAGCCCGGTGGCGGGGCCGAGGAACTCGGCGTCGGCGCGCTGGCCGCGGCCGGCTACCCGGCGCTGGTGGTGGACGCGGAGCGCTGGCAGGCCGAACCCGGCCACGCCGAGCTCACCGCCTCGCTGCGGCGGGAGGCGCTGCTGCGCGGCGCCGGGATCGTGCTGGGCCCGGTCGAGGACCCGCGGCTGGAGGCACTCGCGCACCCGGCGATCCCGCTGGTGGCGCACGGCACCGGAGCCTGGGACCCGCGCTGGAGCGCGACGCCGCCGCTGCAGCTCGACGCGCTGCCGCTCTCCGCCGCCGACCGCGCGGAACTCTGGCGCAGCCGCCTCGAGGGCCGGCTCGCCCCGGGCGTCGACCCGGGGGAGGAGACCGCCCACTTCGTGCTGGGACCCGGGCAGATCGCCCGCGCGGCGAAGGCCGCCTCGGTGACCGCGCTGGCCGACGACGGGCTGGTCCGCACGGCCCACGTCCGGGCGGGGGCGCGCAGCCAGAACGCGGCCGGGCTGCAACGGCTCGCGCGGCGGATCGAACCGGTCGTCGGCTGGGCCGACCTGGTGCTGCCGGCGGGCGTGCTGTCCCTGCTGGACGAACTCGCGGCCCGGGCGCGCTACCGCGACCAGGTGCTCGACGACTGGCGGATGCGCCCGGGCGGCGGCCGCGGCCGGGGGGTCACCGGGCTCTTCGCGGGGGACTCGGGGACCGGCAAGACGATGTCCGCCGAGGTGATCGCCTCGTCGCTCGGGCTGGACCTCTACACCGTGAACCTGGCGACCGTGGTCGACAAGTACGTCGGCGAGACGGAGAAGAACCTGGAGCGGATCTTCACCGAGGCGTCCGGGGTCAACGGCGTCCTGCTCTTCGACGAGGCGGACGCGATCTTCGGCAAGCGGTCGGAAGTCCGCGACGCGCACGACCGGTACGCCAACATCGAAAGCGCGTACCTGCTGCAGCGGATGGAGACGTTCGACGGGATCGCGGTGCTGGCCACGAACCTGCGGGCGAACCTCGACGAGGCCTTCACCCGGCGGCTCGACGTCATCGTCGACTTCCCCCTGCCGGACGTCGAACTCCGCCACCGGCTGTGGGACCGCTGCCTGGGCGTCCGGATGCCGCGCGGGGCGGACCTGGACCTGGGCTTCCTCGCCGAGGCGTTCGAACTGGCGGGCGGCCACATCCGTTCGGCCGCGGTCACCGGCGCGTACCTGGCCGCCGAGGCGGGCCGCCCGGTGGCGATGAGCGACCTGGTCGGCGCGGTCGCGCGGGAGTACCGCAAGCTGGGCCGGCTCTGCCTCGACCGGGAGTTCGGGCCCTACCTGGCGATGGTGACGGACGGCTGA
- a CDS encoding phage tail protein, translated as MALPDLDKAVGHSFGLEIDGVQIKQISEVSGLKMEQDVIELKQNTADGKYVIKKLPGRPKAGEVTLTRGLTEDNSFEKWVKDAHFGKMATARKGGAIIVYDYEGTALKRYKLTNAWPKSLEIGSLKAGDTSVLTEKLVITYEQMEVE; from the coding sequence ATGGCACTTCCCGATCTTGACAAGGCGGTAGGCCACTCCTTCGGGCTCGAGATCGACGGCGTCCAGATCAAGCAGATCTCCGAGGTCTCCGGCCTCAAGATGGAGCAGGACGTCATCGAGCTCAAGCAGAACACCGCCGACGGCAAGTACGTCATCAAGAAGCTCCCCGGCCGCCCCAAGGCCGGTGAGGTCACGCTGACCCGCGGCCTGACCGAGGACAACAGCTTCGAGAAGTGGGTCAAGGACGCGCACTTCGGCAAGATGGCGACGGCCCGCAAGGGCGGCGCGATCATCGTCTACGACTACGAAGGCACCGCGCTCAAGCGCTACAAGCTCACCAACGCGTGGCCGAAGAGCCTGGAGATCGGCTCGCTGAAGGCCGGCGACACGAGCGTGCTCACCGAGAAGCTCGTCATCACCTACGAGCAGATGGAAGTCGAGTGA
- a CDS encoding IclR family transcriptional regulator domain-containing protein, translated as MPREGTGPDFIEALARGLEVITAFGPHRPEMTLAEVAGATGLARPTARRILLTLEELGYVRTDGRGYALTPRVLDLGVAYVRSMGLWDVARPHLERLVARTNESCSIAQLDGSDIVYVARVAVPKIVGLSVQIGTRFPALPTSLGKVQLAALPPAELDAVLAQASRSGLVPRWQPDRAERDAELREVRARGWALTDEQLALGIRSVAAPLRDGSGRVIAGVNVNCHAAETSVEKLLEHHLPLLLQTAGEIGADFARLDRVPHVTVPALP; from the coding sequence ATGCCACGCGAGGGCACCGGTCCCGATTTCATCGAAGCGCTGGCGCGCGGGCTCGAGGTGATCACGGCGTTCGGGCCGCACCGGCCGGAGATGACGCTCGCCGAGGTGGCCGGCGCCACCGGCCTGGCCCGCCCGACCGCCCGCCGGATCCTGCTCACCCTCGAAGAACTCGGCTACGTGCGCACCGACGGGCGCGGCTACGCCCTGACCCCGCGTGTGCTCGACCTCGGCGTCGCCTACGTGCGGTCGATGGGCCTGTGGGACGTCGCCCGGCCGCACCTGGAACGGCTGGTCGCGCGCACGAACGAGTCGTGTTCGATCGCCCAGCTCGACGGGTCGGACATCGTCTACGTCGCCCGGGTCGCGGTGCCGAAGATCGTGGGCCTGAGCGTGCAGATCGGCACCCGGTTCCCGGCGCTGCCGACGTCGCTGGGCAAGGTCCAGCTGGCCGCGCTGCCGCCGGCGGAGCTGGACGCGGTGCTGGCCCAGGCGTCCCGGTCGGGGCTGGTGCCGCGCTGGCAGCCGGACCGCGCCGAGCGCGACGCCGAACTGCGGGAGGTCCGAGCCCGCGGCTGGGCGCTCACCGACGAGCAGCTCGCGCTGGGCATCCGGTCGGTGGCCGCGCCGCTGCGCGACGGGTCCGGGCGGGTGATCGCCGGGGTCAACGTCAACTGCCACGCCGCCGAGACCTCGGTCGAGAAGCTGCTGGAGCACCACCTGCCCCTGCTGTTGCAGACCGCCGGCGAGATCGGCGCGGACTTCGCGCGGCTGGACCGCGTCCCGCACGTCACCGTCCCCGCACTGCCTTGA
- a CDS encoding GNAT family N-acetyltransferase, giving the protein MLVENVVVAAEYRRSGVGAALVEAAFAIARQARCYKVLLAVPVRPGSRPERFHARSEPGPRGADPARSASAVTGNVSPGRSRSRCPRRGRPRRCRGPWRRPPP; this is encoded by the coding sequence ATGCTCGTCGAGAACGTGGTGGTCGCTGCCGAATACCGGCGGTCGGGCGTGGGCGCGGCGCTGGTCGAGGCGGCCTTCGCCATCGCCCGGCAAGCGCGGTGCTACAAGGTCCTGCTGGCTGTCCCGGTCCGGCCGGGAAGCCGCCCTGAACGCTTTCACGCACGGAGCGAGCCGGGTCCGCGCGGTGCGGACCCGGCTCGCTCAGCCTCGGCTGTGACCGGGAACGTCAGCCCCGGTCGTAGTCGTAGTCGCTGTCCGCGTCGTGGTCGGCCCAGACGTTGTCGTGGTCCGTGGCGTCGGCCACCGCCGTGA
- a CDS encoding DUF4157 domain-containing protein, with amino-acid sequence MRGHSHENDLEPALRPKGDRIERDDHDLLGRAAAAGRTDVLGPAGMLGLQRAAGNAGTASLVEEDRSPVHDVVGSGGGTPLDTSTRVDMESRFGHDFGDVRVHTDGAAHDSAKSVNAQAYTVGSNIVFQRDKYDPSSDSGKHMLAHELTHVVQQRSGPVDGTDAGGGVKVSDPSDRFEREAVANADRLMSSPAPAGPAVQRCEDGGHAAHSEDSAAVQREEAPEAEEGEEKMAQTFVQREEEAEEEA; translated from the coding sequence ATGCGCGGGCACAGTCACGAAAACGACCTCGAACCGGCCCTGCGGCCGAAGGGCGACCGCATCGAGCGGGACGACCACGACCTGCTGGGCCGGGCGGCCGCGGCCGGCCGCACCGACGTCCTGGGTCCGGCGGGCATGCTGGGCTTGCAGCGCGCGGCGGGCAACGCGGGGACGGCTTCGCTGGTGGAGGAGGACCGCTCCCCGGTCCACGACGTGGTCGGTTCGGGTGGCGGAACGCCGCTGGACACCTCGACCCGCGTGGACATGGAGTCCCGCTTCGGCCACGACTTCGGCGACGTCCGGGTCCACACGGACGGGGCGGCGCACGACTCGGCGAAGTCGGTGAACGCGCAGGCGTACACGGTGGGGTCCAACATCGTGTTCCAGCGCGACAAGTACGACCCTTCGTCCGATTCCGGCAAGCACATGCTGGCGCACGAGCTGACGCACGTGGTGCAGCAGCGGAGCGGGCCGGTGGACGGGACGGACGCCGGGGGCGGGGTGAAGGTGTCGGATCCTTCGGACCGCTTCGAGCGCGAAGCCGTGGCGAACGCGGACCGGCTGATGTCTTCGCCGGCTCCGGCCGGGCCCGCGGTGCAGCGTTGCGAGGACGGCGGCCACGCTGCGCATTCGGAGGATTCCGCGGCCGTTCAGCGGGAGGAAGCGCCGGAGGCCGAGGAAGGCGAAGAAAAGATGGCGCAGACCTTCGTGCAGCGTGAGGAAGAGGCCGAAGAAGAGGCCTGA
- a CDS encoding right-handed parallel beta-helix repeat-containing protein, whose protein sequence is MSPIRSILTVVLLAAFVVSPGPAVAAAEVTPGPVCDHQPLANMTAPAGAVTVDAAVPGDLYHKSQESPPGTTFWLPPGTHTLATDPYGQIIPKDGDVYLGAPGAVLDGQGINRAAFTQQAKDVVIRGLTIQNFVAPQDQGVVNHDSGEHWIIENTTVQNNKGAGIMAGARQEVRHSCLRNNGQYGMNAYRSDSTLTALIIEGNEISGNNTDDWETRSPGCGCSGGVKFWVVDKADVRGNWIHHNHGAGLWADTDNNDFLIENNLIEDNDAEALFYEISYNLVFRDNVLRRNSLVAGKRRADRGDNFPVASVYLSESGGEPRVPARTHLIDIYDNTFEDNWSGITAWENADRFCNSPANTSINTCTKLVTDRTQCSAPGIASPPLYDDCRWKTQLVEVHDNTFRFDPVAAGCTNGVCGKMALLSNYGTYPSWSPYKGTLVQDAITRDQGNYWFSNSYYGPWKFVAGDTSRILTADQWQSSPWYQDNCASFDDVMPRC, encoded by the coding sequence ATGTCGCCGATCAGATCCATTCTGACTGTCGTTCTGCTGGCCGCGTTCGTCGTGTCTCCCGGCCCGGCGGTGGCCGCCGCCGAGGTGACCCCCGGACCGGTGTGCGATCACCAGCCACTGGCCAACATGACGGCCCCCGCGGGCGCCGTCACCGTCGACGCCGCGGTCCCCGGCGACCTCTACCACAAGTCGCAGGAGTCGCCGCCCGGGACGACGTTCTGGCTGCCCCCGGGCACGCACACGCTGGCCACCGACCCGTACGGGCAAATCATCCCCAAGGATGGCGACGTCTACCTCGGTGCCCCCGGCGCGGTGCTCGACGGGCAGGGCATCAACCGGGCGGCCTTCACCCAGCAGGCGAAGGACGTGGTGATCCGCGGGCTGACGATCCAGAACTTCGTCGCCCCGCAGGACCAGGGCGTGGTGAACCACGATTCCGGCGAACATTGGATCATCGAAAACACCACCGTGCAGAACAACAAAGGCGCGGGAATCATGGCCGGCGCCCGCCAGGAGGTGCGGCACAGCTGTCTGCGCAACAACGGGCAATACGGTATGAACGCCTACCGATCGGACAGCACGCTCACCGCGCTGATCATCGAAGGCAACGAGATCTCGGGCAACAACACCGATGACTGGGAAACGCGCAGTCCCGGGTGCGGCTGCAGCGGCGGGGTCAAGTTCTGGGTGGTCGACAAGGCCGACGTCCGCGGGAACTGGATCCACCACAACCACGGCGCCGGACTCTGGGCCGACACCGACAACAACGACTTCCTGATCGAGAACAACCTCATCGAGGACAACGACGCCGAGGCGCTGTTCTACGAGATCAGCTACAACCTCGTGTTCCGCGACAACGTCCTGCGCCGCAACAGCCTGGTGGCGGGCAAGCGCCGCGCCGACCGCGGTGACAACTTCCCGGTGGCGAGCGTCTACCTGTCCGAGTCGGGCGGCGAGCCCCGGGTGCCGGCCCGGACGCACCTCATCGACATCTACGACAACACCTTCGAGGACAACTGGTCCGGCATCACCGCGTGGGAGAACGCCGACCGGTTCTGCAACAGCCCGGCCAACACCTCGATCAACACCTGTACCAAGCTCGTCACCGACCGGACGCAGTGCTCGGCGCCCGGCATCGCCTCCCCGCCGCTGTACGACGACTGCCGCTGGAAGACCCAGCTGGTCGAGGTGCACGACAACACGTTCCGCTTCGACCCGGTCGCCGCCGGCTGCACGAACGGGGTCTGCGGCAAGATGGCGCTGCTGTCCAACTACGGGACCTACCCGTCCTGGTCGCCGTACAAGGGCACGCTCGTCCAGGACGCCATCACCCGCGACCAGGGCAACTACTGGTTCAGCAACTCCTACTACGGCCCCTGGAAGTTCGTCGCGGGCGACACGTCCCGGATCCTGACGGCCGACCAGTGGCAGTCGAGCCCCTGGTACCAGGACAACTGCGCGTCCTTCGACGACGTCATGCCGCGCTGTTGA
- a CDS encoding phage tail sheath family protein produces the protein MPTYLTPGVYVEEIEAGARPIEGVGTAVAAFVGFAADGPFNTPTLVSNWGQFTQTFGDFIEGCYLAQSVYGYFLNGGSNCYIVRIGGSRAQNNGAAPKQIEARQAVLGGYRFVAKELPEGKQGGEITVEVAEPTGDNPAEDRFTVLVKQDGKVVETHNVTTKRTKENVVTAVREKSSLITIEEVATGGAVTKPDKGTAVLSAPPKDPEAPPVPRRVAANDYVGDVADRTGFGGLEAIDEITMVAAPDLMAAYQRDLIDLDTVKAVQLAMIAHCELMGDRMAIIDPPPALNPQEIRSWRMDAAGYDSKYAALYYPWVQVLDPASGTNAFIPPSGHMAGVWARTDATRGVHKAPANEVVRGALALETHLTKAEQELLNPIGVNCVRSFSGKGIRVWGARTLSSDPAWRYLNVRRLFNYLEESILGGTQWVVFEPNDDALWARIRRTISAFLVMEWRKGALFGLTPDEAFFVKCDRETNPAEGIDLGQVICEVGIAPVKPAEFVIFRLAQMSGGTSLVNE, from the coding sequence ATGCCCACCTATCTCACGCCGGGGGTGTACGTCGAGGAGATCGAGGCGGGCGCACGGCCGATCGAGGGCGTGGGCACCGCGGTCGCCGCCTTCGTCGGCTTCGCGGCGGACGGTCCCTTCAACACCCCGACGCTGGTGTCCAACTGGGGCCAGTTCACCCAGACCTTCGGTGACTTCATCGAGGGCTGCTACCTGGCCCAGTCGGTCTACGGCTACTTCCTCAACGGGGGCAGCAACTGCTACATCGTCCGCATCGGCGGGTCGCGCGCCCAGAACAACGGCGCCGCGCCGAAGCAGATCGAGGCCCGCCAGGCCGTGCTCGGCGGCTACCGCTTCGTCGCGAAGGAGCTGCCGGAGGGCAAGCAGGGCGGCGAGATCACCGTCGAGGTGGCCGAACCGACCGGCGACAACCCGGCCGAAGACCGGTTCACCGTGCTGGTCAAGCAGGACGGCAAGGTCGTCGAAACGCACAACGTGACGACCAAGCGCACCAAGGAGAACGTCGTCACCGCGGTGCGGGAGAAGTCCAGCCTCATCACCATCGAAGAGGTCGCCACCGGCGGCGCGGTCACCAAGCCCGACAAGGGCACCGCGGTGCTCTCGGCGCCGCCGAAGGACCCGGAGGCACCCCCGGTCCCGCGCCGGGTCGCGGCGAACGACTACGTCGGTGACGTCGCCGACCGGACCGGGTTCGGCGGCCTGGAAGCCATCGACGAGATCACCATGGTCGCGGCACCGGACCTGATGGCCGCCTACCAGCGCGACCTGATCGACCTCGACACCGTCAAGGCCGTGCAGCTGGCCATGATCGCCCACTGCGAGCTGATGGGCGACCGGATGGCGATCATCGACCCGCCGCCGGCGCTCAACCCGCAGGAAATCCGCAGCTGGCGGATGGACGCGGCCGGGTACGACTCGAAGTACGCCGCGCTGTACTACCCGTGGGTCCAGGTCCTCGACCCCGCCTCGGGCACGAACGCGTTCATCCCGCCGAGCGGTCACATGGCCGGCGTGTGGGCCCGCACCGACGCCACCCGCGGCGTCCACAAGGCCCCGGCCAACGAGGTCGTCCGCGGCGCGCTCGCGCTGGAGACGCACCTGACGAAGGCGGAGCAGGAACTGCTCAACCCGATCGGCGTCAACTGCGTCCGGTCGTTCTCCGGCAAGGGCATCCGGGTCTGGGGCGCGCGGACGCTCTCGAGCGACCCGGCGTGGCGCTACCTGAACGTCCGGCGGCTGTTCAACTACCTCGAGGAGTCGATCCTCGGCGGCACCCAGTGGGTCGTGTTCGAGCCGAACGACGACGCGCTGTGGGCGCGGATCCGGCGCACGATCAGCGCGTTCCTGGTGATGGAGTGGCGCAAGGGCGCGTTGTTCGGGCTCACCCCGGACGAGGCCTTCTTCGTCAAGTGCGACCGCGAGACCAACCCGGCCGAGGGGATCGACCTCGGCCAGGTCATCTGCGAAGTCGGCATCGCCCCGGTGAAACCGGCGGAGTTCGTGATCTTCCGGCTGGCCCAGATGTCCGGCGGCACCAGCCTCGTCAACGAGTGA
- a CDS encoding DUF4255 domain-containing protein yields MIHEVDEALRRLVKDEALRGSEVDVAFDAPTKDWAARRNAPTVNIYLYDVREDMRRRSRGLLNEYDQRGEVAARHLPPKHVKLSYLVTAWTQRPEDEHRVLSDLLLGLLRHEAVPAEVLSGSLAEMGLPVPMTVALPPPEDRAFADVWTALGGELKPSLDVVVSAPIHSGRVYPAGPPAKEGLKLDTGDGELLGHHVSATGAVEGQRRVAMARTHRKPR; encoded by the coding sequence GTGATCCACGAGGTCGACGAGGCGCTGCGCCGGCTGGTGAAGGACGAGGCGCTGCGCGGCAGCGAGGTCGACGTCGCCTTCGACGCGCCCACCAAGGACTGGGCCGCCCGGCGGAACGCGCCGACGGTGAACATCTACCTCTACGACGTGCGCGAGGACATGCGGCGCCGGTCGCGGGGGCTGCTCAACGAGTACGACCAGCGCGGCGAGGTCGCGGCGCGGCACCTGCCGCCCAAGCACGTCAAGCTGTCCTACCTGGTCACCGCCTGGACCCAGCGGCCGGAAGACGAGCACCGCGTGCTGTCGGACCTGCTGCTCGGGCTGCTGCGCCACGAAGCCGTGCCGGCCGAGGTGCTCAGCGGGTCGCTGGCCGAGATGGGGCTGCCGGTGCCGATGACCGTCGCGCTGCCGCCACCGGAGGACCGCGCGTTCGCCGACGTGTGGACCGCGCTGGGCGGCGAACTCAAGCCGTCGCTGGACGTCGTGGTCTCCGCGCCGATCCACAGTGGACGCGTCTACCCGGCCGGGCCGCCCGCCAAGGAAGGCCTCAAGCTCGACACCGGTGACGGCGAGCTCCTCGGGCACCACGTGTCCGCGACCGGGGCCGTCGAAGGGCAGCGCCGGGTCGCGATGGCGCGCACCCACCGGAAGCCGCGGTGA